The following proteins come from a genomic window of Brevibacillus antibioticus:
- a CDS encoding DUF6760 family protein codes for MSGYPVDKIYEEAAFIAYYFHWPHDEIMSMEHKERRRWCEEISAINRKQNDEPENVFDVFKRR; via the coding sequence ATGAGTGGATACCCCGTCGACAAGATCTATGAGGAAGCCGCCTTCATCGCCTACTATTTTCACTGGCCTCATGACGAGATCATGTCGATGGAACACAAGGAACGGCGGCGCTGGTGTGAGGAGATATCCGCCATCAATCGCAAGCAAAATGACGAACCCGAAAATGTTTTTGATGTGTTCAAGCGGAGGTGA
- a CDS encoding phage baseplate assembly protein V gives MSFDHWFYQDEITEEERAKIHGVIVGVVTNNEDPEKLSRVKLKLPLVDDERETDWVRIATLFAGKDRGSLFIPEVGDEVLVAFHWGDVREPFVIGMLWNKENKGPEMGEKNNIRKITTRAGHEVIFGDDPNDGKITIATKKGQQVELSDKDESIVLTESSGNNQISIKGGSANEVTVKSGSSTITLNAKGQVTIQSDTSLTIKSTQLNLEAQGAMSIKAGASLNIKSDGMVAINGSVIKLN, from the coding sequence ATGAGCTTTGATCATTGGTTCTATCAGGATGAAATCACAGAAGAAGAACGGGCGAAGATCCACGGTGTCATTGTCGGCGTTGTGACGAACAACGAAGACCCGGAAAAGCTCTCGCGGGTGAAGCTGAAGCTGCCTCTGGTTGATGACGAGCGGGAGACAGACTGGGTGCGAATCGCCACGCTTTTTGCAGGAAAAGATCGCGGCAGCTTATTCATTCCGGAGGTAGGCGACGAGGTGCTGGTCGCATTTCACTGGGGAGATGTACGCGAGCCATTTGTGATCGGGATGTTATGGAATAAGGAAAACAAAGGCCCGGAAATGGGGGAGAAAAACAACATCCGAAAAATAACGACCCGAGCAGGCCATGAAGTGATTTTTGGCGATGATCCCAATGACGGGAAGATCACGATTGCCACGAAAAAAGGACAACAGGTGGAGCTGTCGGACAAGGATGAGAGTATTGTGCTGACGGAGAGCAGTGGAAACAACCAAATCTCCATCAAAGGCGGCAGCGCCAATGAAGTTACGGTGAAGAGCGGCTCAAGTACGATTACGTTGAATGCAAAAGGGCAAGTGACCATTCAGTCAGACACATCGCTGACAATCAAGTCCACCCAGCTGAATCTGGAGGCGCAGGGAGCCATGTCGATTAAAGCAGGAGCGTCCCTGAACATCAAATCTGACGGAATGGTTGCCATCAACGGTTCGGTGATCAAATTGAATTAA
- a CDS encoding putative baseplate assembly protein produces MLPSKNLDDRHFEEMVEQAKNAIPKLQPEWGDHRHHDPGITLLEMFAWLMEMQQYYLNRITEKNERKFLQLMGVHPKNQSCATTDVTFFDVSEEAILPEKTRLFAGNLPFETEHSLVLVPASLERVLVHTESGTADVSSSNAHNGVSYYAFGQEPKTGNKIYLGFDRPLPVGKAVSIGLRLFEDYPVPIVPLTPTSLFVPSASLVWEYYGQNERTQELGWSPLSRVSDETMNLSFSGRVLIELDGAMKPLMFYPANDRPRFWLCGTLRAGRFELAPRMEKIELNTVSVIQRETFSQVWEFDATGQVDQMVVLASSLSYEGTVEVQCQKGQHWQSGWDQDEPDQAETGVFSYRVSRDPEQGTTMLRFGSAIPRGHRNIRVIAYRSDFAGQRYIGESSGLPHQLFRLNIQSILPETFVIQVARQVEGSPFPIWEDWSLVTDFDRSGPQDRHFMLTDADGAEIAFGNNEHGAIPERLEGMAGIRIISCQTGQGTKGNVQGGQITRFLPLARQRTTAQVTNPRPASGGSERETIDQAKRRMRMEWKKPQRAVTAEDYEVIALSTPGLRVARAKAIPLYKVGEMEASEKNAAAQMTVVMVPFSDQLTPLPSEGFLRTVRHQLEQRRLLTTEVHVAAPAYIKVTVFATIVVEPAFVDKKQMVLQALQRYLTPLDLHHPSTHQGKGWEFGRPVYKSDLYEVLNQIEGVLYVTDLWVSAEGTGIIRDEGGDIQIPRHALVYSGEHVLELVVERER; encoded by the coding sequence ATGCTTCCATCCAAGAATCTAGATGATCGCCACTTTGAAGAGATGGTAGAACAAGCAAAAAACGCGATCCCCAAGCTACAGCCAGAGTGGGGCGATCACCGTCATCACGATCCGGGCATTACGCTTTTGGAGATGTTCGCGTGGTTGATGGAAATGCAGCAATACTATCTCAATCGGATCACAGAAAAGAACGAACGCAAATTTTTGCAGCTCATGGGTGTGCACCCAAAGAACCAGTCGTGTGCGACGACGGATGTAACGTTTTTCGACGTGTCAGAAGAAGCGATTCTTCCGGAGAAGACGAGATTATTTGCGGGGAATCTTCCTTTCGAGACGGAACATTCGCTTGTTCTGGTACCGGCCAGCCTCGAGCGTGTGCTGGTTCATACAGAAAGCGGGACGGCGGATGTAAGTTCATCCAATGCGCATAACGGTGTTTCCTACTACGCATTTGGCCAGGAACCGAAGACAGGGAACAAGATTTACTTGGGGTTTGATCGGCCGTTGCCAGTGGGGAAGGCAGTCTCCATTGGATTGCGACTGTTTGAAGACTATCCTGTCCCAATTGTCCCGCTTACGCCCACATCCCTTTTCGTTCCATCGGCCAGTCTCGTTTGGGAGTACTATGGACAAAACGAACGAACGCAAGAATTGGGATGGAGCCCGTTATCACGAGTCTCGGATGAAACGATGAATCTCTCCTTCTCGGGACGAGTCCTGATCGAGCTTGACGGGGCAATGAAGCCGCTGATGTTTTATCCCGCCAATGATCGGCCTCGATTTTGGCTCTGTGGGACATTGCGTGCGGGTCGATTCGAATTGGCTCCTCGCATGGAAAAAATCGAGCTGAACACCGTGAGCGTCATCCAACGCGAAACCTTCAGTCAGGTGTGGGAATTCGATGCAACAGGTCAAGTGGATCAGATGGTCGTCCTTGCAAGCTCGCTATCGTATGAAGGCACTGTGGAGGTTCAATGCCAAAAGGGGCAACATTGGCAAAGTGGATGGGATCAAGATGAACCAGACCAAGCCGAAACAGGTGTATTTTCGTATCGTGTTTCGCGCGACCCAGAACAGGGCACAACGATGCTTCGGTTTGGGAGTGCAATCCCTCGGGGCCACAGAAATATTCGGGTTATCGCCTATCGGAGTGACTTTGCAGGGCAGCGATACATTGGAGAAAGCAGTGGATTGCCACATCAATTGTTTCGGCTGAATATCCAATCGATCTTGCCAGAAACGTTTGTCATTCAGGTGGCGCGTCAGGTCGAAGGCAGTCCATTTCCTATTTGGGAAGACTGGTCGCTGGTCACTGATTTTGACCGTTCGGGACCACAAGACCGCCATTTTATGCTGACTGATGCGGACGGGGCAGAAATTGCGTTTGGCAACAATGAGCACGGAGCCATTCCCGAAAGATTGGAAGGCATGGCGGGTATTCGGATCATCTCTTGTCAGACAGGACAAGGGACGAAGGGGAATGTACAGGGAGGTCAAATTACCCGATTCCTTCCGCTCGCCCGGCAGCGAACCACCGCACAGGTGACGAATCCCCGTCCAGCCAGTGGGGGAAGCGAGCGCGAAACGATTGATCAGGCCAAGCGCAGGATGAGAATGGAATGGAAAAAACCGCAGCGGGCCGTTACAGCAGAAGATTATGAGGTCATCGCGTTATCGACTCCCGGATTGCGAGTAGCCCGCGCGAAGGCAATCCCCCTGTACAAAGTAGGGGAAATGGAAGCTTCCGAGAAAAACGCTGCCGCTCAAATGACGGTCGTCATGGTCCCATTCAGCGACCAGCTGACACCACTGCCAAGTGAAGGCTTCCTGCGAACCGTTCGCCACCAATTGGAACAGCGAAGGCTGCTGACGACAGAAGTCCATGTGGCTGCTCCAGCCTATATCAAAGTGACCGTTTTTGCGACAATCGTGGTGGAGCCTGCGTTTGTTGACAAAAAGCAGATGGTGCTACAAGCATTGCAGCGATATTTGACTCCATTGGATCTACACCATCCTTCGACTCACCAAGGAAAAGGCTGGGAATTTGGTCGGCCTGTTTATAAAAGCGATCTCTACGAGGTGTTAAACCAGATAGAGGGTGTGCTGTACGTGACGGATTTGTGGGTTTCCGCAGAGGGCACAGGCATCATCAGGGATGAAGGGGGCGATATACAGATTCCGCGCCATGCGCTGGTGTACTCAGGAGAGCATGTTCTGGAGCTCGTTGTGGAAAGAGAAAGATAG
- a CDS encoding putative baseplate assembly protein, protein MKPPLVDPRDMQAVIRKMREMVPFYTPEWRFTPEDPDAGTALFFLFADMLMNNRERLNQVPERNFIAFLNMLGVGMAQARPAETFLTFELSTGVQKPVWIPAGTKVSGQSSLGDEVVFETDQPMLATPSLPTDLLFSNGSRDFLTDATSWLGTNAPLPLFDCKVLPNQQEHCWYLGHEDLFCLGESASIQLTMVSDQERYLESLLTEKLTNPELVEWTYLSEGEWVLFDKIEADQNRLRLEKTQRKKWESSHVQGIENRWLRCRVKPGMIHEWMKNGGSTSLTQIQLKTDYLPTDDPEGLAPDMLFSNDVQVSGSGCLAFGEQLAPYGMFFLSCEEALTKPGSTVALRFRMKTVAYPATHLSQPEPKWKWIMKESSFAPPATTPVTVSKVVWEYWNGSGWMVLLSGEDCEKLFAGTDSDEVIVIAFSCPDDLQPTTVQSQFGYWIRVRILQVEGLYGPNPVYMAPWLEDMRLTYSYRESLHEPEAILTQNDLDWQRPVGTGNDQGSFQPFLPSECLHPVVYFGFEHPPLQGPLSFYFSFLPMEESPGTAPVVQWEYKRGDKGTTTWAKLQTIDQTAGFTESGTVRFAGPFDMEKSKLFERERYWIRAVNVDDRLGVGASDARYPVLSGFYPNTIRAIQQETIRNEMAERIAEGPQAEYRLTRHPVMGEEVWVDETGFFLPSERKSWLEHPENRVEILHDSEGNEQKCWVLWKQVEHLHDSGPDDRHYCLESATGKILFGNGRHGRELPQNGLGSVRVTYKVGGGAAGNLPAGQLNQLEQSIPFVQALSNPVPAIGGSDREMLTEALQRGPQTIKHRYRAVTAEDFEWLVREAQPGIAKVKCLPNRNSRLQKEAGHVTVIVLPAAGCFGTQFLELRRSVTNYLLTHAAATVASPERIHVREPVYLEIAVTAELAVGSLEEIVEVELETLGKLAQFLDPISGNLHGGGWEIGQRVHPSLLFALLKSVKGVRFVDHLTLAVFRTGNGHRKELLVSEYETIIHGIVTEGAHRISVRVHEGQAAYPPKH, encoded by the coding sequence GTGAAGCCACCTTTGGTCGATCCGCGGGATATGCAGGCAGTCATCCGAAAAATGCGCGAAATGGTGCCCTTCTACACACCGGAGTGGCGCTTTACGCCAGAAGATCCTGATGCAGGTACGGCTTTATTTTTCCTTTTCGCAGACATGCTAATGAATAATCGTGAGCGCTTGAATCAAGTGCCGGAACGCAATTTTATCGCTTTTCTCAATATGCTCGGTGTCGGAATGGCTCAGGCACGACCAGCAGAAACCTTTTTGACATTTGAATTGAGTACAGGCGTGCAGAAGCCAGTGTGGATTCCGGCAGGGACAAAAGTTTCGGGACAGTCTTCCCTTGGCGATGAAGTGGTTTTTGAAACCGATCAGCCTATGCTGGCTACCCCCTCTCTCCCAACAGACCTGTTGTTTTCCAATGGCAGTCGAGACTTTTTAACAGATGCAACGAGTTGGCTTGGAACAAATGCACCGCTCCCTCTCTTTGACTGCAAGGTTTTGCCTAATCAGCAGGAGCATTGCTGGTATTTGGGGCATGAGGACTTGTTTTGTTTAGGGGAGAGTGCTTCGATCCAGCTCACGATGGTTTCCGATCAGGAACGCTACCTGGAATCCCTGCTAACAGAAAAGCTGACGAATCCGGAACTGGTCGAGTGGACGTATCTGTCAGAGGGCGAATGGGTTTTGTTCGACAAGATCGAGGCGGATCAAAATCGGCTGCGCTTGGAAAAAACGCAGCGGAAAAAATGGGAGTCTAGTCACGTGCAAGGAATCGAAAACCGTTGGCTCCGCTGTAGAGTGAAGCCAGGCATGATTCATGAGTGGATGAAAAATGGCGGGAGCACCTCCCTAACCCAAATCCAGCTGAAGACGGATTATTTGCCAACAGATGATCCGGAGGGCCTTGCACCCGACATGCTTTTTTCCAATGATGTGCAGGTTTCAGGGAGTGGCTGCCTTGCATTTGGCGAGCAGCTCGCACCGTATGGCATGTTTTTTTTGTCCTGTGAGGAGGCGTTGACGAAGCCGGGAAGTACGGTTGCCCTTCGTTTTCGGATGAAGACGGTGGCTTATCCCGCTACGCATCTGTCACAACCGGAACCGAAATGGAAATGGATCATGAAGGAATCTTCCTTTGCCCCTCCTGCGACGACACCCGTCACGGTCAGTAAGGTGGTATGGGAATACTGGAATGGCAGCGGATGGATGGTGCTCCTGTCAGGAGAGGATTGTGAGAAGCTGTTTGCTGGAACCGATTCAGATGAGGTGATTGTGATTGCCTTTTCGTGTCCAGATGATTTGCAGCCGACAACTGTGCAATCCCAGTTTGGTTATTGGATTCGTGTCAGAATTCTTCAGGTGGAGGGCTTATATGGTCCGAATCCTGTATACATGGCCCCGTGGCTGGAAGACATGCGCCTGACCTACTCGTACCGAGAGTCCCTGCATGAGCCGGAAGCGATTCTCACACAGAACGACTTGGATTGGCAGCGACCTGTCGGTACAGGCAATGATCAGGGTAGCTTCCAGCCGTTTTTGCCATCCGAATGTTTGCATCCTGTTGTTTACTTTGGTTTTGAGCACCCACCATTACAAGGACCGCTCTCTTTCTACTTTTCTTTTCTACCCATGGAAGAATCCCCGGGGACTGCTCCGGTTGTGCAATGGGAATACAAGCGCGGAGATAAAGGAACAACGACTTGGGCCAAGCTGCAAACGATTGATCAGACCGCTGGCTTTACGGAAAGTGGCACCGTCCGTTTCGCTGGTCCTTTTGATATGGAAAAAAGCAAACTGTTTGAGCGAGAGCGCTATTGGATTCGCGCCGTTAACGTAGACGATCGTCTTGGAGTAGGCGCTTCGGATGCACGATATCCCGTGCTAAGCGGCTTTTATCCGAATACGATACGAGCCATTCAGCAGGAGACGATTCGCAATGAAATGGCAGAGCGGATAGCAGAGGGACCACAAGCTGAGTACAGACTCACCCGCCATCCCGTCATGGGCGAAGAGGTATGGGTAGATGAAACAGGCTTCTTTTTGCCTAGTGAACGAAAGAGCTGGCTGGAACATCCAGAAAATCGGGTGGAGATTCTCCACGATTCTGAAGGGAACGAGCAAAAATGCTGGGTTCTGTGGAAGCAAGTAGAGCATCTGCATGATTCTGGCCCGGATGATCGCCATTACTGCTTGGAGAGTGCTACGGGAAAAATTTTGTTTGGCAATGGTCGACACGGTAGGGAGCTTCCACAAAACGGACTCGGTTCCGTGAGGGTGACGTATAAGGTCGGAGGGGGAGCAGCAGGAAATCTTCCGGCCGGGCAATTGAATCAACTGGAACAATCGATTCCGTTTGTCCAAGCGCTCAGCAATCCGGTGCCTGCGATTGGGGGAAGCGATCGGGAAATGCTGACGGAAGCCTTGCAGCGCGGTCCTCAGACCATCAAGCATCGCTATCGAGCGGTAACGGCTGAGGATTTCGAATGGCTCGTCCGTGAAGCGCAGCCGGGGATAGCCAAAGTGAAGTGTTTGCCGAATCGGAACAGCCGCCTGCAAAAAGAAGCAGGGCATGTCACTGTGATCGTATTGCCCGCAGCGGGATGCTTTGGCACACAATTTCTGGAGCTTCGGCGTTCTGTCACGAACTACTTGCTTACACATGCGGCAGCGACGGTAGCCTCCCCCGAGCGGATTCATGTTAGGGAGCCTGTCTACTTGGAAATTGCGGTGACAGCAGAGCTGGCAGTGGGATCTTTGGAGGAAATCGTTGAGGTGGAGTTGGAGACACTCGGCAAGCTCGCACAATTCCTTGACCCAATTTCAGGAAATCTGCATGGTGGGGGATGGGAAATAGGACAACGTGTGCACCCGTCGCTCTTGTTTGCCTTGTTGAAATCCGTAAAGGGCGTCCGCTTTGTGGATCATCTGACCTTGGCTGTATTTCGGACGGGAAATGGGCATCGAAAGGAACTACTCGTTTCTGAATACGAAACGATCATACATGGGATCGTCACAGAGGGTGCGCATCGAATCAGCGTCCGCGTTCACGAAGGACAAGCTGCCTACCCACCCAAACATTGA
- a CDS encoding GPW/gp25 family protein encodes MRQPFGEKGWKFPIQVDQATGRIRLSDYEDDIAEAIRIILSTAKGERVMRPKFGSRLQGFMFDGTDGTSLALLQSDIAEAIMIWEPRVRDVQVEAKVDKTHSETVNVTISYTVRATNKGHQLLYPVHRLGPHG; translated from the coding sequence ATGCGGCAGCCATTCGGTGAAAAAGGATGGAAGTTCCCTATTCAGGTGGACCAGGCTACAGGCCGTATTCGTTTGTCCGACTACGAGGATGACATCGCAGAAGCCATTCGCATCATTCTTTCCACAGCAAAGGGAGAACGTGTGATGCGACCGAAATTCGGGAGCAGATTGCAAGGCTTCATGTTTGATGGCACGGACGGGACGAGTTTGGCTCTGCTCCAATCGGATATCGCAGAAGCGATCATGATCTGGGAACCGCGTGTGCGGGATGTGCAGGTGGAGGCCAAGGTCGACAAGACTCATTCCGAAACGGTGAACGTTACGATCAGTTATACGGTACGTGCGACAAACAAAGGACATCAGCTGTTGTATCCAGTTCACCGTCTCGGTCCACATGGATAG
- a CDS encoding phage tail protein: MADRKDPYRKFRYRVEMDGIQQAGFSEVSGFDASVDVVEYREGNEVITPRKLPGLAKYGNITLKWGVTDSMDLYNWMQDTIQGKVARKTVTIIAINEAGDDVATWKVIEAWPTKYTAPDFNGTSSEVAIEQLEIAHEGMTRTK, encoded by the coding sequence ATGGCAGATCGCAAGGATCCATACCGCAAGTTTCGGTATCGGGTAGAGATGGACGGGATTCAGCAGGCTGGCTTCAGTGAGGTTTCGGGCTTTGATGCATCTGTGGATGTAGTCGAGTATCGCGAAGGCAATGAGGTGATTACACCGCGCAAGCTCCCGGGCTTGGCGAAGTATGGGAATATCACGCTGAAATGGGGCGTGACGGATTCGATGGATTTGTACAACTGGATGCAGGACACCATCCAGGGCAAGGTCGCACGCAAAACGGTAACGATCATTGCCATCAATGAAGCTGGAGATGATGTCGCTACATGGAAGGTCATCGAGGCATGGCCGACCAAATACACGGCGCCTGATTTTAACGGTACGTCCTCCGAGGTAGCGATTGAGCAGTTGGAAATTGCCCACGAAGGAATGACACGCACGAAATAA
- a CDS encoding CIS tube protein, with translation MMGQEKKAKILVDRNGQGDFKESISVLFNPSEYKVDASNNYSWQKILGQSVPVGMFTSGDIETLTVDLFFDTYEAGVDVRAFTNEVLGLMAVEKKISTPPLCKFVWDSFQFTGVVEKVSQRFTMFLDQGTPVRATLGVTFKGTSVKKSADDIGTAREKVAQQTVNQGDQLYLMAYRSYNDASKWRNIANANQIDNPRLLKPASTLQVPLVR, from the coding sequence ATGATGGGTCAGGAGAAAAAAGCCAAAATTTTAGTAGATCGCAACGGACAAGGCGACTTCAAGGAGAGTATTTCCGTTCTCTTTAACCCTTCGGAATACAAGGTAGATGCTTCCAATAACTACTCATGGCAAAAGATATTGGGGCAATCGGTACCAGTCGGGATGTTCACGAGCGGTGATATCGAGACATTAACGGTCGACTTGTTTTTTGATACATACGAGGCTGGAGTAGATGTGCGTGCCTTCACGAATGAGGTGCTGGGACTGATGGCCGTAGAAAAGAAAATCAGTACGCCGCCCCTATGCAAATTCGTCTGGGACAGCTTTCAATTCACCGGTGTTGTCGAGAAGGTTTCGCAGCGGTTTACGATGTTTCTCGATCAAGGGACACCGGTACGAGCTACGTTAGGCGTCACCTTTAAAGGCACGAGCGTGAAAAAGTCTGCGGACGATATCGGAACTGCAAGAGAAAAAGTCGCACAACAAACGGTCAACCAAGGAGACCAACTGTACTTGATGGCGTATCGCTCGTACAATGATGCGTCGAAATGGCGTAACATTGCGAACGCCAATCAAATTGACAATCCCAGACTTCTAAAACCGGCAAGTACCCTGCAAGTACCACTTGTGAGGTGA
- a CDS encoding phage tail protein: protein MFANENPYYTNLRFRVDFLPFGLEMDGIWVAGFSEVSGLAVETELEEYQEGGVNHFVHKLPKRSKFPNLVFKRGFVRSNELWRWYEEFHFGPPEKRKRKQGAIILMDPNGNDVGAWAFEGAYPVKWVGPEFRATHGEVAIETLEIVHHGLKSYF, encoded by the coding sequence GTGTTCGCCAATGAGAATCCGTATTACACTAACCTCCGATTTCGTGTGGACTTTCTTCCGTTTGGCTTGGAGATGGATGGCATCTGGGTCGCTGGATTTAGTGAAGTGTCCGGACTGGCGGTCGAAACAGAGTTGGAGGAGTACCAAGAGGGCGGCGTGAATCATTTCGTCCACAAGCTTCCGAAACGCAGCAAGTTTCCCAACCTGGTCTTCAAACGAGGGTTTGTGAGATCAAACGAGCTGTGGAGATGGTATGAGGAGTTCCACTTTGGTCCGCCGGAAAAGCGCAAACGCAAACAGGGAGCGATCATTCTGATGGACCCAAACGGAAATGACGTGGGGGCTTGGGCATTTGAAGGGGCTTATCCGGTCAAATGGGTTGGACCGGAGTTTCGGGCCACGCATGGAGAAGTGGCCATCGAGACATTGGAAATCGTGCATCACGGCTTAAAATCGTATTTTTAA
- a CDS encoding phage tail assembly protein: MAFKTEYEFELPRGYVDEEGNLHKQGVMRLATAADEILPMRDPRVQQNPGYLTIILLTRVITKLGDVRGIDTRVVERLFTADLAYLQNLYRQINELDSSMFKTSCPKCEHEFQVDMAFSGALEGV; this comes from the coding sequence ATGGCATTTAAAACGGAATACGAATTCGAGCTCCCGCGCGGCTATGTGGATGAAGAAGGAAACCTGCACAAGCAGGGTGTCATGCGCTTGGCGACGGCAGCCGACGAAATTTTGCCGATGCGTGATCCACGTGTCCAGCAAAATCCAGGCTACTTAACGATTATTTTGCTGACGAGAGTGATTACCAAGCTGGGAGATGTACGGGGAATTGACACAAGAGTGGTGGAGCGGCTGTTTACGGCGGATCTCGCGTACCTGCAAAACCTGTACAGACAGATCAATGAATTGGACAGTTCGATGTTCAAGACATCTTGCCCGAAATGCGAGCATGAATTTCAGGTAGACATGGCTTTTTCAGGGGCGCTGGAGGGAGTATGA
- a CDS encoding phage late control D family protein: MSELKLTTDRHSFDDLRQTYNNFHSPALEILVGGKKLISQVGVAITKATINASLEGKADTFSFSVTNAFDTAAWEFRWVDDYLVPGNEIEIQLGYGTELSSLFYGHITAVSFSCEETPTITVKGMDKSFLLMVDNKSTAWNKKKYSDVVKELGQKYGLSTHVDDTVQTIETITKTVSETDFQFINRLAKICNYDFFIVGKNLYFRKPLSNMTPVLTLIWGVSLRSFSVDVNIASQASSYTVRWVDKDKTTVLQEAKATSADIGKLGTNSKTSADLLRAIGDYFDKYESTKKLDSPEEIKAVAKARLNQLAMNLLDGNCEAIGLPEIRAGRYIMLEGMGKKLSQPYYITSVTHTIDVASGYVTTFQVKGNTI; encoded by the coding sequence ATGAGCGAATTGAAATTGACGACAGACCGCCACTCCTTCGATGACCTGCGCCAAACGTACAACAACTTTCATTCGCCAGCCTTGGAAATACTCGTTGGAGGGAAAAAGCTGATCAGCCAGGTCGGTGTCGCCATTACCAAAGCGACGATCAACGCCAGCTTGGAAGGCAAAGCAGATACGTTCTCGTTTTCGGTAACCAATGCATTTGATACGGCAGCGTGGGAGTTCCGCTGGGTAGATGACTATTTGGTTCCTGGCAACGAAATTGAAATTCAGCTGGGCTATGGAACCGAGCTATCCAGCCTCTTCTACGGACATATTACAGCCGTTTCGTTTTCATGCGAGGAGACGCCTACCATAACGGTAAAAGGGATGGACAAATCGTTCCTGCTAATGGTCGATAACAAGTCTACCGCCTGGAACAAAAAGAAATACAGCGATGTCGTGAAAGAGCTGGGACAAAAATACGGCTTGTCGACGCATGTGGATGATACGGTTCAGACAATCGAGACCATTACCAAGACGGTGTCCGAGACTGACTTTCAGTTTATCAATCGTCTTGCGAAAATTTGTAATTACGACTTTTTTATCGTCGGGAAGAACTTGTATTTTCGTAAGCCACTGAGCAACATGACGCCGGTCCTCACCTTGATCTGGGGAGTCTCCTTGCGCAGCTTTTCCGTCGATGTCAACATTGCTTCTCAAGCCTCCTCCTATACGGTGCGATGGGTAGACAAGGACAAAACAACGGTGCTTCAGGAAGCGAAAGCAACAAGCGCAGATATCGGGAAGCTCGGGACGAATTCGAAGACAAGCGCTGATCTGCTGCGAGCAATCGGTGATTATTTTGATAAATACGAGTCTACGAAAAAGCTGGACTCACCTGAGGAGATAAAAGCAGTCGCCAAGGCACGCCTGAATCAACTCGCCATGAACCTTCTCGACGGCAACTGTGAGGCCATTGGTCTGCCAGAAATTCGTGCTGGCCGCTATATCATGCTTGAGGGCATGGGGAAAAAGCTGAGTCAGCCTTATTACATCACATCTGTCACACATACCATCGATGTGGCATCCGGCTATGTCACGACGTTTCAAGTGAAGGGAAATACGATATGA